From the genome of Clostridia bacterium:
ACGGGATTCATATGTTCGCCTGCTGCAACAAGACCTGCTATATGAGCCATATCTACCATCAGATATGCGCCTACTGAATCGGCTATTTCTCTAAATCTCTTGAAATCAATTGCTCTAGGATATGCGCTTGCTCCTGCCAAAATCAATTTTGGTTTGTGTTCTTTTGCAAGTCTTTGTATTTCGTCATAATCAAGCATTTCGGTCTGCGGATTAAGACCGTAAGATATTATATTAAAATTTTTACCGCTGAAATTAACAGGACTGCCGTGTGTCAGATGTCCGCCATGAGCAAGGCTCATGCTAAGAACTGTATCGCCTATGTTGAGCAAGGCTAAAAATGCCGCCAAGTTAGCATTGGCTCCGCTGTGCGGTTGAACATTGGCATATTTTGCACCAAAAAGCTGTTTTGCACGCTCTATGGCAAGAGTTTCTACGATATCGACATATTCACATCCGCCATAATATCTGCTGTTAGGATAACCTTCGGCATATTTGTTGGTCAAATGTGATCCTGCTGCCGCCATTACCGCCGGTGAAACAAAGTTTTCACTTGCTATAAGCTCCAAATTATGTCTTTGGCGTTCAAGCTCTTTTTTCATGGCCTCATACATTTCAATATCGGCCGCTTTGAGCGATGCAAAATCAATCATTGGTACACCTCACTAATATGTATATT
Proteins encoded in this window:
- the glyA gene encoding serine hydroxymethyltransferase; this encodes MIDFASLKAADIEMYEAMKKELERQRHNLELIASENFVSPAVMAAAGSHLTNKYAEGYPNSRYYGGCEYVDIVETLAIERAKQLFGAKYANVQPHSGANANLAAFLALLNIGDTVLSMSLAHGGHLTHGSPVNFSGKNFNIISYGLNPQTEMLDYDEIQRLAKEHKPKLILAGASAYPRAIDFKRFREIADSVGAYLMVDMAHIAGLVAAGEHMNPVPYAHIVTTTTHKTLRGPRGGLILTNDEEIIKKVNKAIFPGSQGGPLMHIIAAKAVSFKEALTPEFKEYQKQIVKNAKVLADTLIDNGLKLVAGGTDNHLMLIDLSKNNRTGKEVEKWLDRANITVNKNAIPNDKLSPMITSGIRVGTPSVTTRGMKENEMKLIGEFLAKIIIEGESAIDSVKEKVIKLCDNFPLYQNDILE